From a region of the Candidatus Binatia bacterium genome:
- a CDS encoding lipopolysaccharide kinase InaA family protein, producing the protein MGSEAWWSEAKVARGKTMAGDRIWRDLPEGFTTWAEREHMVAVRADAAADPNLKDLLNGRSDGGEESRFHGRAKLSVLRMENGAGALVRRYCHGGALRYLTGDIFVTWPPRPFKELAITEEARRRGVPTVEILAAGIDRIWGPLYRGWLVTRELEGARDLWAVLQEGSCAKTALLQAVAHALQRMHRQGIYHGDLNLKNILIRREGDDLKAYIIDFDKAVFFPGGVPAAKARRNLARLRRSIAKLDPETRYLSPGEWEEFVGFYREDAAR; encoded by the coding sequence TTGGGAAGCGAAGCATGGTGGAGCGAAGCGAAAGTAGCGCGGGGAAAGACGATGGCGGGCGACAGGATTTGGCGCGATCTTCCCGAAGGGTTTACGACATGGGCGGAGCGCGAGCACATGGTCGCCGTGCGCGCCGATGCCGCGGCGGACCCGAATCTCAAGGATCTCTTGAACGGCCGGTCCGACGGCGGGGAAGAAAGCCGGTTTCACGGACGGGCGAAGCTTTCGGTTCTCCGGATGGAGAACGGCGCCGGCGCTCTGGTGCGCCGCTACTGCCATGGAGGGGCGCTGCGTTATCTCACCGGCGATATCTTCGTCACGTGGCCGCCGCGGCCGTTCAAGGAACTGGCCATCACCGAGGAGGCGCGGCGGCGCGGCGTTCCAACGGTGGAGATTTTGGCCGCGGGCATCGATCGAATCTGGGGCCCGCTCTATCGCGGCTGGCTGGTGACGCGCGAGCTCGAAGGGGCGCGCGATCTGTGGGCGGTGCTGCAGGAGGGTTCTTGCGCCAAGACCGCGCTCTTGCAGGCGGTGGCTCACGCGCTTCAGCGCATGCATCGTCAAGGGATCTATCACGGCGATCTCAATCTCAAGAACATCTTGATCCGGCGCGAGGGCGATGACTTGAAGGCCTACATCATCGATTTCGACAAGGCGGTGTTTTTTCCCGGCGGCGTGCCGGCGGCGAAAGCCCGGCGGAATCTCGCGCGCCTGCGGCGGTCGATCGCGAAGTTGGACCCGGAAACGCGCTATCTTTCCCCCGGCGAGTGGGAGGAGTTCGTCGGTTTTTATCGCGAGGACGCAGCGCGGTGA
- a CDS encoding glycosyltransferase family 9 protein — translation MKLQPKKILIVLHGSIGDVTRAIPLANLVRRGFPGATIAWSIERPALPLIEHHPAVDEVVLFAREDWRQSLRPFLHRIREQKFDLVLDLQRHLKSGLVSWWSGAPERVGFHRRDAKEFNWLFNNRHIPAAVNGTSKLDHYLKFAGFLGIEPYPIEWKFSLLPAEEAAVANMVRDVGGPFAAYSIGGRWESKRWFADEAAKNAADVKRRHGLEVVLLGGKDDIAFAGEIERRAEARVFNWAGKTSLREVIGILSRAELSVGPDSGLMHLSAAVGTPVVSLWGPTDPLRTGPFGFNELIVQGEAVCAPCYLRRCPIGRVCMRSITSEAVLAKIDLALSRKGKARDLRS, via the coding sequence GTGAAGCTTCAGCCGAAAAAGATTCTGATCGTCCTCCACGGCTCGATCGGCGACGTGACGCGCGCCATTCCGCTCGCCAACCTGGTCAGGCGGGGCTTTCCTGGCGCCACGATCGCCTGGTCGATCGAGCGGCCGGCCTTGCCGCTGATCGAGCATCATCCCGCGGTGGACGAGGTCGTCTTATTTGCGCGCGAGGATTGGCGGCAGAGCCTGCGGCCGTTTCTCCATCGCATCCGAGAGCAAAAATTCGATCTGGTCCTGGACCTGCAGCGCCATCTCAAGAGCGGCCTGGTGAGCTGGTGGTCGGGTGCGCCCGAGCGCGTGGGCTTTCACCGGCGCGACGCCAAAGAATTCAACTGGCTGTTCAATAACCGCCATATCCCGGCCGCCGTGAACGGAACGTCGAAGCTCGACCATTATTTGAAGTTCGCCGGGTTTCTCGGTATAGAACCTTATCCCATCGAATGGAAATTTTCGCTGTTGCCGGCGGAGGAAGCGGCCGTCGCGAACATGGTGCGGGATGTGGGCGGTCCTTTCGCCGCCTATTCGATCGGCGGCCGGTGGGAGAGCAAGCGCTGGTTTGCCGACGAGGCGGCCAAAAACGCGGCGGACGTCAAGCGGCGGCACGGACTCGAAGTCGTTCTTCTCGGCGGCAAAGACGATATCGCGTTCGCCGGCGAGATCGAGCGGCGCGCCGAAGCGCGCGTTTTCAATTGGGCCGGCAAGACCTCGCTCAGGGAGGTTATCGGAATTTTGTCGCGCGCCGAGTTGAGCGTCGGGCCGGACTCCGGACTGATGCACCTCTCCGCCGCCGTCGGCACTCCGGTGGTTTCGCTGTGGGGTCCGACGGACCCGTTGCGCACGGGGCCGTTCGGCTTCAACGAACTCATCGTGCAAGGCGAGGCCGTCTGCGCCCCTTGTTACCTCAGGCGGTGTCCGATCGGGAGGGTTTGTATGCGCTCGATCACCAGCGAAGCGGTCTTGGCGAAGATCGACCTGGCGCTCTCTCGAAAAGGCAAAGCGCGTGACCTTCGGAGCTGA
- a CDS encoding lipopolysaccharide kinase InaA family protein → MTFGAEYEIRREGRWRLAVLPEKWDRELWNAVLSRLDSAAARKHPQTVRLGGAPSDGASYYLKIYSPPAGAAALKDLFRDSKALRALKQGLALSRFGFHAPPALAAGEERTFGALGRAFLLTREITAQPLAAALRKYCAPPLDRHGVRKKRQWLKQLALETGRLHRRGFVHGDLVASNILARLEADGGATFFYMDNDRTRHYPAWFPHRLWRRNLVQLNRIVLPGISLQDRMRFLRIYLGETSWAKREYRLIRWLEKKTRERRRECEHVEAEVSFRELMRWNGPFAKNL, encoded by the coding sequence GTGACCTTCGGAGCTGAATATGAAATCCGGCGCGAGGGGAGATGGCGGCTCGCGGTCCTGCCGGAGAAGTGGGACCGTGAATTATGGAATGCGGTTCTTAGCCGGCTCGATTCGGCGGCGGCGCGCAAACATCCGCAAACCGTTCGCCTCGGCGGCGCTCCGTCGGACGGCGCGAGCTATTATTTGAAAATTTACTCTCCGCCCGCCGGCGCCGCGGCGCTCAAAGATCTGTTTCGGGATTCGAAGGCGCTACGCGCGTTAAAGCAGGGTCTGGCGCTGTCGCGCTTCGGCTTTCACGCGCCGCCGGCGCTCGCCGCCGGGGAAGAAAGAACTTTCGGCGCGCTCGGCCGGGCTTTCCTTCTAACGCGGGAAATTACCGCTCAGCCGCTCGCCGCGGCGCTCAGGAAATATTGTGCGCCGCCTTTGGATCGTCACGGCGTGAGAAAGAAGCGGCAGTGGCTCAAGCAACTGGCTCTGGAGACGGGGCGTCTTCATCGGCGGGGCTTTGTCCACGGCGATCTCGTCGCCTCGAATATCCTGGCGCGTCTCGAAGCGGACGGCGGGGCGACGTTCTTTTATATGGACAATGACCGCACGCGGCATTACCCCGCGTGGTTTCCCCACCGGCTCTGGAGAAGAAATCTGGTTCAGCTCAATCGTATCGTCCTGCCGGGCATATCGCTGCAAGACCGGATGCGGTTTTTGCGCATTTACCTGGGAGAAACGTCCTGGGCAAAGAGAGAATACCGGCTGATTCGTTGGCTGGAAAAAAAGACCCGCGAGCGGCGCCGGGAGTGCGAGCACGTCGAAGCCGAGGTGAGTTTTCGGGAGCTTATGAGATGGAATGGCCCTTTCGCAAAGAATCTCTAG
- a CDS encoding glycosyltransferase family 39 protein: MEWPFRKESLDQFWKTLATQAEPAASAARFPILSRPSVHVTLLVILTLVFCLGSLAVNKTLEGDEALYALIPRTITITGEWIHLSYNGMPYYFKPPMYFWTSAALFHVLPVTASTAALPSALFGALGALMIYVLCRAVFPGWEMAFLSTLVYLTTHEALHWIRGVHLESMVGFWILVGLYAAYLSVKNPTATVGMGVAAGIGWLSKGPHSLFPGLVALALWKSEGILWRRLFSPWSVAAGLALIAILAPWFWLRVQEGTGFGHGYFLKELSHTLFGPTQLHNGPFFYPVRLAATYWPWLPAAVIGFFLLARGWRVSTGARLWLIYAVLVAVLITITAERRMRYLFPLYPALSVASGAAVAFAVQRYPRLLRVFLILAAVGVIIMVAVSRKGSKPANSTRDAVQVARQIQPGESVWITDRTQYGRRKQPSVAKTIGFYTAPLVRACKADCVGQASPGSIVVARADEAERVAAGLNGSVEFANKTLALVRIPGGDSDAGAKTMSQGPVFDGPSRRPLK, encoded by the coding sequence ATGGAATGGCCCTTTCGCAAAGAATCTCTAGATCAATTCTGGAAAACCCTGGCGACGCAGGCCGAACCGGCCGCTAGCGCCGCGCGGTTTCCCATTCTCTCGCGGCCGTCCGTCCATGTGACGCTACTGGTGATTTTAACCCTGGTATTCTGTCTCGGCAGTCTCGCGGTCAACAAGACGCTCGAAGGCGACGAAGCGCTCTACGCGTTGATTCCGCGGACGATCACGATCACCGGCGAGTGGATTCATTTGAGTTACAACGGCATGCCCTATTACTTCAAGCCGCCGATGTATTTCTGGACGAGCGCGGCGCTCTTCCACGTTTTGCCCGTCACCGCATCGACGGCGGCGCTGCCGTCGGCTTTGTTCGGCGCGCTCGGCGCGCTGATGATTTACGTGCTTTGCCGCGCCGTGTTTCCCGGATGGGAGATGGCGTTTCTCTCCACCCTTGTCTATCTCACGACGCACGAAGCGCTGCACTGGATCCGCGGCGTCCACCTGGAATCGATGGTGGGTTTCTGGATTCTCGTCGGCCTCTACGCCGCCTATCTCTCGGTAAAAAACCCGACGGCCACCGTCGGCATGGGCGTCGCCGCCGGCATCGGCTGGCTTTCCAAAGGCCCGCACTCGCTTTTTCCCGGCCTGGTTGCGCTGGCGTTGTGGAAGTCCGAGGGAATACTCTGGCGCCGGCTCTTTTCGCCGTGGAGCGTGGCGGCGGGCCTGGCGTTGATCGCGATCCTGGCGCCGTGGTTTTGGCTGCGCGTGCAGGAAGGGACCGGTTTCGGTCACGGATATTTTTTAAAGGAGCTGAGCCACACGCTGTTCGGCCCGACCCAACTTCACAACGGGCCGTTCTTTTATCCGGTTAGGCTCGCGGCCACCTATTGGCCGTGGCTGCCCGCGGCCGTGATCGGATTTTTTCTGCTCGCGCGCGGCTGGCGCGTTTCGACCGGCGCGCGGCTCTGGCTGATCTACGCCGTTCTCGTCGCGGTCCTGATCACGATCACCGCCGAGAGAAGAATGCGTTACTTGTTTCCGCTCTACCCGGCGCTGTCGGTGGCGTCGGGCGCCGCCGTGGCTTTCGCCGTGCAGCGTTATCCCCGGCTGCTCCGCGTCTTCCTCATTTTGGCCGCGGTCGGGGTGATTATCATGGTCGCCGTCAGCCGCAAGGGATCCAAGCCGGCCAATTCGACGCGCGACGCGGTTCAGGTGGCGCGCCAGATCCAACCCGGCGAGAGCGTGTGGATTACCGACCGGACTCAATACGGCCGCCGCAAGCAGCCGAGCGTGGCCAAGACTATCGGCTTCTACACGGCGCCGCTCGTCCGCGCCTGCAAAGCCGATTGCGTCGGTCAAGCGAGTCCGGGCTCGATCGTAGTCGCGCGCGCCGACGAAGCCGAGCGGGTGGCGGCCGGCCTGAACGGAAGCGTCGAATTCGCCAACAAAACTTTGGCGCTCGTGAGAATACCCGGCGGCGATTCGGACGCCGGCGCCAAAACGATGTCACAAGGCCCGGTATTTGACGGGCCATCGCGCCGTCCATTAAAGTGA
- a CDS encoding sulfotransferase, with product MSGKIFAIGLSKTGTTSLHQAFKDLGFLSKHFPKVPEIFAGQFRCFDTIDAASDISIVPYYPQLDAAYPDSKFVLTVRDIDDWLQSMEKWWRRERKPTEYMIQVRLAVYGVHIFHAGRLKYVYEKHLADVEKFFADRPRDLLKMNICAGEGWEKLCPFLNKPMPGTGFPFVVPGSQQKKQAVPVLFKT from the coding sequence ATGAGCGGTAAAATATTCGCCATCGGCCTGAGCAAGACCGGAACGACGAGCTTGCACCAGGCTTTTAAGGATCTCGGATTCCTCAGCAAGCATTTTCCGAAAGTACCGGAGATCTTTGCCGGACAGTTCCGTTGTTTCGACACGATTGATGCCGCGAGCGATATATCGATCGTGCCCTATTACCCGCAGTTGGATGCGGCTTACCCGGACTCCAAGTTCGTTTTGACCGTGAGAGATATCGATGATTGGCTCCAAAGCATGGAGAAGTGGTGGCGTCGCGAGCGCAAACCCACCGAATACATGATTCAAGTTCGGCTCGCGGTCTACGGCGTTCACATCTTCCATGCCGGCCGGCTAAAATATGTCTATGAAAAACACTTGGCCGACGTGGAAAAATTTTTCGCCGACAGACCGCGCGATCTCTTGAAGATGAATATTTGCGCCGGGGAAGGCTGGGAAAAGCTGTGCCCGTTCTTGAACAAACCGATGCCCGGCACGGGTTTCCCGTTTGTCGTTCCCGGCAGCCAACAGAAGAAGCAGGCGGTGCCGGTCTTATTCAAAACCTAA
- a CDS encoding glycosyltransferase family 4 protein → MNSRDARSGHGNAPCGLTVLPIMNNAQTGAALKVAMVAYPFPPLPAGGARHALELAKALGVHGVESFFIVANLRNSPRCETYEGFPVYRFTPRGFSRIRYVTFALQVCKKLWAERNSIGVIHLHSIRPFYFFILALAKVLKKPIVLGPTLMGHDDPMSLKKKPFLWQVEGKLYRYYDKIICKSTTVKESCVKAGIPEAKLVSIPGAVPCAAADSPFRPPLSAQEIQDTRKSLGLPLDSFIATFVGNIQERKGSDLLFDAWEGLAQGRRLPGHLMLVGPYPTGADEFGARVKPVLEKARESRIIFTGQVDYAEVPKYLRASDCFVFPSKREGLSKAVIEAMACGLPVICTNIPGVTDDMIDDGEDGIIVADRDPAELAKAILRVKEDEALRKKLSANAIDKVRRKFSLADVTRRHLQLYNELLENGS, encoded by the coding sequence ATGAATTCTCGGGACGCCCGCTCGGGTCATGGCAACGCTCCCTGCGGGCTCACGGTTTTGCCGATCATGAACAATGCGCAAACGGGCGCGGCATTGAAGGTCGCCATGGTGGCCTATCCGTTTCCGCCTTTGCCTGCCGGCGGGGCGAGGCACGCCCTCGAGCTCGCCAAAGCGCTGGGCGTCCACGGCGTCGAGAGTTTTTTTATCGTCGCCAATTTGAGAAACTCCCCGCGCTGCGAAACCTACGAGGGCTTTCCGGTTTACCGCTTCACGCCCCGGGGGTTTTCGCGCATCCGCTATGTGACCTTCGCGCTGCAGGTCTGTAAAAAGCTCTGGGCGGAGAGAAATTCCATCGGCGTCATTCACTTGCACTCGATAAGGCCTTTTTATTTTTTTATTCTCGCCCTCGCCAAGGTTCTGAAAAAGCCGATCGTGTTGGGGCCGACCCTGATGGGACACGACGACCCGATGAGCCTGAAGAAAAAACCTTTTCTCTGGCAGGTCGAGGGCAAGCTCTACCGCTATTACGACAAAATCATTTGTAAGAGCACCACTGTGAAAGAGTCCTGCGTGAAGGCCGGCATACCGGAAGCGAAGCTCGTCTCCATACCGGGAGCCGTTCCGTGCGCCGCTGCGGACAGCCCGTTCCGGCCGCCGCTCAGCGCACAGGAAATTCAAGATACCAGGAAATCGCTGGGTTTGCCGCTCGATTCTTTCATCGCGACCTTCGTCGGCAATATCCAAGAGAGAAAGGGCAGCGATCTTCTCTTCGACGCCTGGGAAGGGCTGGCGCAGGGGCGGCGCCTCCCGGGCCATCTCATGCTGGTCGGACCTTACCCGACCGGCGCCGATGAATTCGGCGCGCGCGTGAAGCCGGTCCTGGAGAAGGCCCGGGAAAGCAGGATCATATTCACCGGCCAGGTCGACTACGCCGAAGTGCCCAAATATTTGCGCGCCTCGGACTGCTTTGTCTTTCCCTCGAAAAGAGAAGGGCTCAGCAAGGCCGTGATCGAGGCGATGGCCTGCGGCCTGCCGGTGATATGCACGAATATTCCCGGCGTCACCGACGACATGATCGACGATGGAGAAGACGGCATCATCGTCGCCGATCGCGACCCGGCGGAGCTGGCCAAGGCGATTCTGAGAGTCAAAGAAGACGAGGCGCTCAGGAAGAAGCTGTCCGCGAACGCGATCGACAAAGTGCGGCGAAAATTTTCCCTCGCCGACGTTACCCGGCGGCATTTGCAACTGTATAACGAGTTGTTGGAAAACGGGTCGTGA
- a CDS encoding glycosyltransferase family 4 protein, whose amino-acid sequence MKIALAHKRLDLRGGTERDFFRTAEGLRDLGHEVHLFCGEFDIPAPPGTLAHKVPVLPLGRTARLLSFAIRAPLAIRPYRCDVVVGFGRMIRQDVVRSEGGSHLVFLEKMKRGEGTVRRLWHEVSVYHRSVLAVERRQFGAGNYKKILAISAEVQRELTTTYGVPAEKIAVIHSGVDHERFHPRNRERARARVRKEWGIPAAAPLALFVGNGFQRKGLDRILRSWESEALAGVYLLVVGDDAGRSRYVSWAKQAAPERIVFAGRQATVEDYYAAADLLVLPAFQEAFGNVILEALASGLPVVTSRTVGAAEVLTGGLEEGILADADDAQELARKILRMLEGARSSNLPRAARETAERHSWKRYFQELEAHLRSIAEPVA is encoded by the coding sequence GTGAAAATCGCCCTGGCCCATAAGAGGCTCGATTTAAGAGGAGGAACCGAGCGAGATTTTTTTCGCACCGCGGAAGGACTGCGCGACCTCGGCCATGAAGTCCATCTCTTTTGCGGCGAGTTCGATATTCCGGCGCCGCCAGGCACCCTCGCGCACAAGGTCCCGGTCCTGCCGTTGGGTCGAACCGCCCGTCTTTTGAGCTTCGCGATTCGCGCGCCGCTTGCGATCCGTCCTTATCGCTGCGACGTCGTCGTCGGCTTCGGACGCATGATCCGCCAGGACGTCGTCCGCAGCGAGGGCGGCTCGCACCTGGTTTTCCTGGAAAAGATGAAGCGCGGAGAGGGAACGGTGCGGCGCTTGTGGCACGAGGTCAGCGTTTATCACCGCTCGGTCCTGGCCGTCGAGCGGCGGCAATTCGGCGCCGGGAATTACAAAAAGATCTTGGCGATTTCGGCGGAGGTCCAGCGCGAGCTGACGACGACCTACGGCGTGCCGGCAGAGAAAATCGCCGTCATCCACAGCGGAGTGGACCACGAGCGCTTCCATCCCCGGAATCGCGAGAGAGCGCGCGCCAGGGTTAGGAAAGAGTGGGGGATTCCGGCGGCGGCGCCGTTGGCGCTTTTTGTCGGCAACGGGTTTCAAAGAAAAGGTCTCGATAGGATTCTAAGATCGTGGGAATCCGAAGCTCTGGCCGGCGTTTACCTCCTGGTCGTAGGCGACGACGCGGGTCGAAGTCGCTATGTATCTTGGGCAAAGCAAGCTGCTCCGGAAAGAATCGTGTTTGCCGGTAGGCAAGCCACCGTGGAAGATTATTACGCGGCGGCGGACCTGCTGGTGCTGCCGGCCTTTCAGGAAGCGTTCGGCAACGTGATCCTCGAGGCGCTCGCCTCCGGGCTTCCGGTCGTGACCAGCCGGACGGTGGGCGCCGCCGAAGTCCTGACCGGCGGCCTGGAGGAGGGAATTTTAGCCGACGCCGACGACGCGCAGGAGCTTGCGCGGAAGATCCTCCGGATGCTCGAAGGGGCCCGGTCGTCGAATCTGCCGCGCGCGGCCAGGGAGACGGCGGAAAGGCATTCGTGGAAGCGGTATTTTCAAGAGCTCGAAGCGCATCTCCGCTCGATTGCCGAGCCGGTAGCATGA